One window of Thermacetogenium phaeum DSM 12270 genomic DNA carries:
- the fabG gene encoding 3-oxoacyl-[acyl-carrier-protein] reductase has translation MKDEVALVTGSARGIGRAIALRLAREGYKVVISDMVADESCEVVEEIRTQGGTAIAVECDVTVSEMVKEMIDHILDTYGRLDVLVNNAGIAKDNLLLRISNDEWEQTINTNLTGTFLCTRAAIRPMMKQRHGHIINISSVVGLQGNVGQAHYAASKAGIIGFTLSVAKEYGSRGITANVVAPGYIETPMTANILSERRKEIVGRIPLGRPGTPEDIAGVVAFLASPDADYVNGQVIVVDGGMR, from the coding sequence ATGAAGGACGAAGTGGCCCTTGTTACCGGAAGTGCTAGGGGAATCGGCCGGGCGATTGCCCTCCGCCTAGCCCGGGAGGGGTATAAAGTGGTAATATCTGATATGGTGGCCGATGAGTCCTGTGAAGTTGTTGAGGAAATCCGCACACAAGGCGGCACCGCCATTGCAGTAGAATGTGATGTCACAGTTTCCGAAATGGTTAAAGAGATGATCGATCATATCCTAGACACCTATGGTAGGCTGGATGTTTTGGTCAACAATGCAGGAATCGCCAAAGACAACTTGCTCCTCCGTATTTCCAACGATGAATGGGAACAAACGATAAATACGAATTTGACAGGTACCTTCTTGTGCACGCGGGCAGCCATCCGGCCGATGATGAAACAGAGGCATGGGCATATTATCAACATCTCTTCTGTGGTAGGGCTACAGGGTAATGTCGGCCAGGCCCACTATGCAGCATCAAAAGCAGGTATTATCGGTTTTACTCTCTCCGTCGCCAAAGAGTACGGGTCCCGCGGAATAACGGCTAATGTAGTTGCCCCCGGTTACATCGAAACCCCTATGACGGCTAACATCCTCAGTGAAAGAAGAAAAGAGATCGTAGGACGAATTCCTTTAGGAAGGCCGGGAACACCTGAGGATATCGCAGGTGTAGTAGCTTTTCTCGCCTCTCCTGATGCCGATTATGTCAACGGCCAGGTCATTGTAGTTGATGGAGGCATGCGTTAA